Genomic window (Deinococcus yavapaiensis KR-236):
GCTCGGTCGTGCCGAGGGCGCGCGCTTGAAGGGCCAGCATCTCGGGCGTGATGAGACGGTCAAGTTCTCCGCCGAGAACGAGGGTCGGCAACGTGACGAGACGGCCTTCCACCGACCAGCGCTCCAAGGCGCGGGCGTTGCCGGTGAAGCCGCTCGGGTCCATGCGGCGCGCGTCTTGCACGAGCGCGTCGAAGTTGTGCGGCCGAGCGCTCGGGAAGAGGGCGGCGAGGCTCGCCGTGAGGAGGGTGACGTCCGAGCGGAGAAGTTCCAGCACGGGGTAGTTCTCCTCGGGCGTCTTCAGGCCGCTCAGGGGAGCGCTCGCCGCGAGGACGAGGCCCGAGAAGCGTTCGGGATGGCGAGCGGCGAGTTCGAGCGCGACCGCGCCACCGAGGCTGTGCCCGATCAGCACGGGACGATCGAGGTTCGAGGCGTTCACGAAGTCGAGAACGGCGTCCGCGAAGCCTCGGATGGACGGTTCGCCGAGGGGCGGCGCGTCCCCGAAGCCGGGCAGGTCGGGCGCAAGGACACGCCAACCGCTCGGAGCGGCGGTCACGAGGGCGTGCCACCAAGCTTTCGAGGCGAAGTTGCCGTGCAGGGCGACGAGGGGGCGGCCCGCGCCGCCCGAGAGGTGTGGAAGCATACCGAGTCCTTTCGAAGTCAGGAAGTCAGCAAGGTTTGAAGGTGCGGCGCGAACGCGTGCGTCTCGGCGACGCACGCGAGGTGCCCGAGGGTGGAGTCGATCTCGACGTGTTCGTGGCGCACGTTCGCCTCGCGCGTGACGCGCGTGAAGTCGCGCGCCTCGTCGACGGGGAAGAAGAGGTCGCCGCGCACGTTGACCGTCAAGAGCCGCGTGCCCGCTTCGCGCCACGTCTCGGCGAGGACGCCGAGCGGAGCGACTTCACGCAGGTCGTGCGTCTCGATGGCGCGTACGAGGTCGATCAGGTGCGGCAGGGACGCGGTCGCGGCGCGCTCGGACAGGTACGACTCGAAGTCCGCGTCGGGCACGCCGAACGTCGCGTGCAAACCGTCCGCGCCGAGTCCGAACAGGCTCACGAGCCGCAGGGCCTCGCGCACGTCGCCGAGGCGCGCGACTTCACGCAACAAAGGACCGAAGGTCCCTCGAATGACGACGCCGGCGTACGGACTGCAGGCGATCGCGGCGATGCGCGGCGCAAGGTGGGGCGCGCGCGCCGCCCACTGCAACGCCTGCATTCCGCCGAAGCTCGGTCCGATCACGGCGTGCCACCGATCCAACTTCAGGAAGTGCAGCAGTTCGCACTGCGTCTCGAAGAGGTCGGCGAGCGTCCACGCCGGAAAGGTGTCGCCGAGAGCCGTCCCGTCGTCGTCGAGCGTGTCGGGGCCGGTCGTGACGAAGCGCGAGTCGTTCGCCTGCACGTTCGAGAAGCTGTTCATGCTCACGACGAAGAAGCGGTTCGTGTCCACGGGCGCGTTCGGCCCGACGAGGTCCGCCCACCACCCGCCCTCTCCGGCGACGTGCGACGTGCCCGTGAGGTAATGGCACACGAGGACGGCGTTGTCTCGCGCCTCGGAAAGCGTTCCGAAAGTCTCCACGCCGAGCCGCACGGGCAGGGAGGCCGCCGAGCCGAGGGGTCGGCGCGTCTCGAACACGAACGCGTTGCGAAGCACGCGGTCAGCATAGGGGCGCGGTGTTACATCGATGTAACACCGCGCCCCTAGACTCCGAGGCGAGGAGAAACAACATGATGAAGAAATCGGCGCTGACGGTAAGCGTTCTGGTGGCCTTGACGAGCGGTCTGCTTTCCACTGCGAACGCGGTGAAGGTCGGAGTTCTGCTGCCCCTCTCGGGAACGGGCAGCGTGTCGGGCCAAGCGGCCCAAAACGGTTACAAGCTCGCCCTCAGCGAGATCAACAAGAAGGGCGGCGTGCTCGGCAAGCCGCTCGAAGTCGTGTTCGAAGACGATCAGTCGACGCCCGCCAAGGCCGTGCCCGCCTTCGTGAAGCTCGTGACGGTGGACAAGGTGGACTTCATGGCGGGCGGCGTGTCGAGCGCCACCACCATCGCCTTGTCGGGTCCCGCCAAGCAATACAACACCTTCATGGCGTGGATCGGCGCGGCCGCCGTGCCCGTCGAGGACGCTTTCGCGGACGCGCCGTACTTCTTCCACTACCACCCGTGGGCGTACTACAACGTCGCGGCGGTCGCGGACTTCTACAAGCACCTGCGCCTGAAGAACGGCGCCAAGACGATCGCGATCGCGTACGAGGACGGCCCGTTCGGCTCGAGCGGCATCGCCGACCTCGTCAAGCTCTTCGAAGGCACCGGCCTCAAGGTCGTGGCGACCGAGAAGTTCAAGTCGGGCAGCGGCAGCTTCGGCGCCCTCGTCACCAAGGTCAAGGCGGCCAACCCGGACATCTTGCACTGGATCGGGTACGACGTGGACGCGTTGCCGCTCGCGACGGAACTCAAGCAGCAGGGCGTGAAGCTCGGCATGCTGTACGGCACGCCGCCCTCGTGGCCCGTCGGCTTCGAGAAGAACCGCGTGGCGGACGACGTCGCCGGTCTCTCGATGTGGGTTCCGTCGTCGCCGGTGCTGGCGTCGAAGGACTTCGTGGCGAAGTACAAGAAGATGTTCGGGTCCGTCACCGAGGAGTACTTCGCGCCCCTGGCGTACGTGAACCTCATCAGCCTCGCGAACGCCATCAACAAGGCGGGCAGCGCCGACAAGGACAAGGTCGCGGCGGAACTCGCCAAGACGAACATGAGCACGCCGTTCGGAAAGCTGACGTTCTCGAAGAGCAACAAGATCAAGTACCAAGGCTTCAAGGGCGAAAACTGGCTGCACTTCCAGTTCCTGAACGACGAGCGCGTCCCCGTGTACCCGAAACGCGCCGCGAAGGCTCCGATCGTCTACTCGAAGTGAAGCGACCCTACCTCAAGGAGGTTTCGTCATGCCGACGTTTCACACGTCCCGCCTGAGCGTGCACGCTTCCGAGCGGCCCGCTCAAGGTGAGGCGACGCGCTTGCTGCTGATTCACGGCAACGTCTCGTCGAGCGCCTTCTACGAGCCGCTCATGGCGGCGTTGCCCGCGCACTTCCACGTGCTCGCGCCCGACTTGCGGGGCTTCGGAGACACCGAAGCCCTCCCGATCGACGCGACGCGAGGTCTGCGCGACTTCGCCGACGACATCTGGTCGCTGCTGGAGCACGTCGGCTGGACGCACGGTGTGCACGCCGCCGGGTGGAGCACCGGGGGCGGCGTGGCGATGCAACTCGCGATGGACCATCCGGGCGCCTTGGCGAGCCTCACCCTCATCGACGCCGTGAGCCCCTTCGGCTTCGGCGCGACGCACGGCGAGGACGGCACGCCGAACGACGAGGACTTCGCGGGATCGGGCGGCGGCACGGCCAATCCGGCCTTCGTCGCCGCCCTGTCGAGCCAGGACCGCTCGGACGCGCCCGGCTCGCCGCGAGACGTGCTGCGCTCGTTCTACTTCCATTCCTTTCGCCCCGCGCCCGAGGTGGAGGAGCGTCTGCTCGACTCGATGTTCACGACCCGCACGGGCGACGATCACTATCCGGGCGACTTCACGCCTTCGGCCACTTGGCCGAACGTCGCGCCCGGCACGCGCGGCATCCTCAACGCCCTCAGTCCGAAGTACCTGAACCTCTCGGAATTCGCCGATCTGCCCGACAAACCGCCCGTGCTGTGGGCGCGCGGCGCGCACGACCGAATCGTGAGCGACACGAGCGCCTTCGACTTCGCCCTGCTCGGCAGCCTCGGCGTCGTGCCCGGCTGGCCGGGCGCCGAGCAGTGCCCGCCGCAGTCCATGAACGCCCAGATGCGCTTCGTGCTGAACCGATACGCGGCGAACGGCGGGACGTACCGCGAAGTCGTGTTCGAACGCAGCGGGCACTCGCCGTTCCTCGAAGAGCACGAAGCCTTCCTCGCCGCGTTCTCGCAGCACGTGGAGGCCGCCGCGAAACAACCGACATGATCGAACTCTTCTTGCAAACTCTGCTCAACGGGCTGCTGCAAAGCGGCATCTACGCCCTCGTCGCGTCGGGCCTCGCGCTCGCCGTCGGCGTCGTCGGCATCGTGAACTTCGCGCACGGCGAGTTCTTGATGATCGGCGCGTTCCTCTCGTGGGGCTTGCTGACCTACTTCGGCATAGACCCGCTCATCGGCCTACCGCTCGCGGCCCTCACGACTTTCGGAGCGGGCGCGTTGACGTACCGCGTGACGATCAAGCACGTCCTGCTCGCACCGGAACTCAACCAAATGCTCTTGACGTTCGGCTTGTCGATTCTGCTGCAAAACCTCGCTCTGCTGCTGTTCGGCGGCAACACACGCTCGGTGAACACGTCGTACCAGACGCTCAGCGTGTCCTTCGCGAACCTCAACGTCGGCCTTCCGAAGCTCATCGCGTTCGCCCTCGCCGCCGGATTGCTCGCAGCGCTGTACTTCGTGTTGTACCGCACGACCCTCGGTCGGCAGATGCGGGCGGTCGCGCAAAACCGCCGTGGCTCGGCCCTCGTCGGCATCGACGTGGACCGCGTGTACCTCATCGCGTTCGGCGTGTCGTGCGCGCTCGCCGCCGTCGCGGGCGTGCTCATCAGCGTGCTGCTCTTCGCGTCACCGACCGTGGGGCTCGTGTTCGGCCTCAAGGCGTTCGCGATTATCGTGATGGCGGGCCTCGGCAACCTCACGGGCGTGCTGTGGGCGAGCGTCGTCCTCGGCGTGTCCGAAGCGTTCGTGCAAACGTACGTGGCGGGCGGCGGCGGTTGGAGCGACGCGGTGTTCTTCCTCTTGATCTTCGTGACGCTCGTCGGACGCTCGTGGAACTTCCGCCTTCGGAGGGCTGCGTGAGCGGCTCTACCTTGCCCGGCAAGCCGAGGCGGTCGCCGTGGGCGTCCGCGCGCGGCCTCGTGCCGCTCGGCGTGTTCTTCGTGCTCGCCTTGGTCTTTCCGTTCCTGCCCTTCGGAGACCGCGCGGAGTTCCTGCTCCAGATCGCGTACTTCACGATGGTGGCGGCGATCTTGGCGCTCAGCTGGGACATCCTGGCGCGTTCGGGGCAACTGTCGCTCGCGCACGCCGCCTTCTACGGCCTCGGCGCGTACTCCTTCGCCCTGTTCATGACGAAGCTGAGCTTCTCGTGGATTCCGGCGATGCTGCTCGCCGGGGTGGTCGCGTCACTCTGCAGCCTCGTGCTCGGCGCGGTGACGCTGCGCCTCAGCGGAATGTACTTCGCGATCGCGACGCTCGCCTTCACGGAAGTCGTGCGGACCGTGATCCAGAATCTGCCCGAAAGCTTCGCGGGCGGCGCGAACGGCCTGCTCGTGCCCGCCATCCTCGGCGGAAATTCGCGCGCGCAGTTCTACGCGGCGTTCGCCGTGCTCGTCGTGACGGTCCTCGCGAGCCTCTGGGTGCGCTTCTCGCGCCTGAACTACGCGTTCGCCGCGATTCGTCAAGGCGAAGAGGTCGCGCGGGTGCTCGGCGTGAACGTCGTTCGCTTCAAGCTCCTCGCGTTCGCCGTGTCGAGCTTTCTCGCCGCCTTGGCGGGCGTGCTGTTCGCGGGCAAGACCTTCTTCATCTCGCCCGGCGACACCTTCAGCCTCGCGACGAGCATCGCGCCGCTCACGACGAGCATCTTCGGCGGGCTGTACACCACCCTCGGGCCGGTACTCGGCGCGACGGTGCTGAGAGTCGCCGAGGAAGGGCTTCACACGTACGTCAAGAACGGTTACCTCATCGTGTACGGCCTCGTCCTGATGGCCTCGATCCTCTTCATGCCCAAAGGCCTCATGGGCTTGTTCGGGCGCGGAAAGGGAGGCAACGCGTGACGGCGGGCCCTCTCGCTCCCCGCGCCGCTCCTCTCGCGAACGCGGGAAGCCCCGCGGTTCTTCGTGCGCAGGGGCTCTCGAAGCGCTTCGGGGGACTCCTGGCCGTGTCGAACGTCTCCTTCGACCTCTTTCCGAGCGAGATTCTCGCGATCATCGGGCCGAACGGCGCGGGCAAGACGACCTTGCTGAACCTCTTGTCGGGCGTGTACCGTCCTTCGGCGGGCCGCTTGGAAATCGGCGGGCAGGACGTCACGAACCTCTCGATGGAAAAGCGCTGCCACCTCGGCCTCGGGCGAGCCTTCCAGATCGTGCGACCCTTTCCGGAAATGACCGTGTTGGAAAACGTCACGGTCGGCGCGCTCTTCGGAAAGCCCGGCACGAAGCTCGCCGAGGCGCGCGAGCGCGCGTACACCTTGCTGGAACGCACGGGGCTCGCGCCGCACGCCGAGAAGTCCGCGCACGACCTCAACTTGCTTCAGGACAAGCGCCTGGAAGTGGCGCGCGCCCTCGCCACGAATCCGACGGTGCTGCTGCTCGACGAAGTCATGGCGGGCCTGCGTCCCGGCGAGGCGACGGAAGCGGTGGAGCTCGTGCGGGGGGTGCGCGAAAGCGGCGTGAGCGTCTTGTTCATCGAGCACATCATGCCCGTCGTGCGTGACCTCGCGGACCGCGTCGTCGTGATGGACGCGGGCACGGTCATCGCGGGCGGTACGTACCAGGAGGTCGTGCGTGAGCCGCGCGTGGTCGAAGCGTACCTCGGCGGGGAGGTGACGGATGCGACTGACGATTGAGAACCTCAAAGCCGGGTACGGCAAGGTGCAAGTGCTGTGGGACGTGTCCGTCACGGTCGAGCCGGGCGAGTTCGTCGCCGTGATCGGCGCGAACGGCGCGGGCAAGACGACGACGCTGCGCGCGGTGTCCGGCATCGTCAAGCCGACGGGCGGGCGGGTAACGCTCGGCGGAACGGACCTCGCGCGCCTCTCGCCGACGCAAATCGTGAAGCACGGCCTCGGGCACGTGCCCGAAGGGCGCGAGCTGTTCGGCTTCATGACCGTGCTGGAAAACCTCGAACTCGGCGCGAGCGTTCGCGCGGAAGCGAAAGCCAAGAAGAGCGAGACCCTCGAGCACGTCCTGACGCTCTTTCCTCGTCTCGCCGAGCGACGCGCGCAACTCGCCGGCACGTTGTCGGGCGGCGAGCAGCAGATGCTCGCCGTGGGCCGCGCCCTCATGAGCCGCCCTCAAGTGCTGCTCGTGGACGAACCGAGCCTCGGCCTCTCTCCCCTGTTGACGCACACGGTGTTCGGCGCCCTGAAAGAAGTCAACCGAGAGGGCGTCGGCGTTCTGCTCGTGGAGCAGAACGTGCTGCAAAGCCTCAAGCTCGCGTCACGCGCGTACGTTTTGGAAAACGGCCGCGTCGTGAAGCAAGGGCTCGCGGCGGACCTCTTGAAGGATCCGGGAGTGCGAGAAGCGTACCTGGCGTTGTAAAGAACGACCGCGGAAAGGTAACGAAAGGCCCCGAACGAAACCGTTCGGGGCCTTTCGTTATCACTCATTTGTCTGGACGACTTTTCAAAAGCCCGAGTTTATGAAGATTTCGCCCTTGCGGAACCGGGGTGGGGACCCTATAGTCCATCCAGCTCAAACTCAAAAGGAACGCGAGGACGCACGCGAAGAGCGTGTCTCGAACGGCGTTTTCTCGTTTCGATCCCCAAGGAGTGCCGTGAAGAAAATGCGTGCTGCCGGTGTCGTCGTCTTGTCCCTTGCTCTCGCCGCGTGCGGTCAGCAAGGCCCCTCGTCTTCCATCTCGTCCGGTGACGTGCAAGCGCAAGGCGTTCAACAAAACCAAGGGCGTTACCTCGTGGGCTTCAAGCGCGGCGTCGGCGTCGACCGTGCCGCCATCAGCCGCGTGGGCGGGCAGATCACGCAAGAGTGGCGCGAACTCGACGCGGCCGCCGTTCGCCTTCCCGCCGCCGCCCTCAACGGCTTGCGCAACAATCCGAACGTCGAATACGTCGAAGATGACGTGATTCGCTACGCCCTCGGCAAGCGCAGCGTCGTTTCCGATGGCAAGCCGAGCGCGAGCGCGCCGAGCGCGACCCCGAGCGCCACGGCGACCGTCGGTCCTTGGACGGCGAGCGGCGAGTTC
Coding sequences:
- a CDS encoding ABC transporter substrate-binding protein, whose product is MMKKSALTVSVLVALTSGLLSTANAVKVGVLLPLSGTGSVSGQAAQNGYKLALSEINKKGGVLGKPLEVVFEDDQSTPAKAVPAFVKLVTVDKVDFMAGGVSSATTIALSGPAKQYNTFMAWIGAAAVPVEDAFADAPYFFHYHPWAYYNVAAVADFYKHLRLKNGAKTIAIAYEDGPFGSSGIADLVKLFEGTGLKVVATEKFKSGSGSFGALVTKVKAANPDILHWIGYDVDALPLATELKQQGVKLGMLYGTPPSWPVGFEKNRVADDVAGLSMWVPSSPVLASKDFVAKYKKMFGSVTEEYFAPLAYVNLISLANAINKAGSADKDKVAAELAKTNMSTPFGKLTFSKSNKIKYQGFKGENWLHFQFLNDERVPVYPKRAAKAPIVYSK
- a CDS encoding ABC transporter ATP-binding protein, translated to MRLTIENLKAGYGKVQVLWDVSVTVEPGEFVAVIGANGAGKTTTLRAVSGIVKPTGGRVTLGGTDLARLSPTQIVKHGLGHVPEGRELFGFMTVLENLELGASVRAEAKAKKSETLEHVLTLFPRLAERRAQLAGTLSGGEQQMLAVGRALMSRPQVLLVDEPSLGLSPLLTHTVFGALKEVNREGVGVLLVEQNVLQSLKLASRAYVLENGRVVKQGLAADLLKDPGVREAYLAL
- a CDS encoding ABC transporter ATP-binding protein, translating into MTAGPLAPRAAPLANAGSPAVLRAQGLSKRFGGLLAVSNVSFDLFPSEILAIIGPNGAGKTTLLNLLSGVYRPSAGRLEIGGQDVTNLSMEKRCHLGLGRAFQIVRPFPEMTVLENVTVGALFGKPGTKLAEARERAYTLLERTGLAPHAEKSAHDLNLLQDKRLEVARALATNPTVLLLDEVMAGLRPGEATEAVELVRGVRESGVSVLFIEHIMPVVRDLADRVVVMDAGTVIAGGTYQEVVREPRVVEAYLGGEVTDATDD
- a CDS encoding alpha/beta fold hydrolase, whose product is MLPHLSGGAGRPLVALHGNFASKAWWHALVTAAPSGWRVLAPDLPGFGDAPPLGEPSIRGFADAVLDFVNASNLDRPVLIGHSLGGAVALELAARHPERFSGLVLAASAPLSGLKTPEENYPVLELLRSDVTLLTASLAALFPSARPHNFDALVQDARRMDPSGFTGNARALERWSVEGRLVTLPTLVLGGELDRLITPEMLALQARALGTTELVLKGRGHGFPQEDPDAFKAALEPFLRSVTRQDLVVES
- a CDS encoding alpha/beta hydrolase codes for the protein MPTFHTSRLSVHASERPAQGEATRLLLIHGNVSSSAFYEPLMAALPAHFHVLAPDLRGFGDTEALPIDATRGLRDFADDIWSLLEHVGWTHGVHAAGWSTGGGVAMQLAMDHPGALASLTLIDAVSPFGFGATHGEDGTPNDEDFAGSGGGTANPAFVAALSSQDRSDAPGSPRDVLRSFYFHSFRPAPEVEERLLDSMFTTRTGDDHYPGDFTPSATWPNVAPGTRGILNALSPKYLNLSEFADLPDKPPVLWARGAHDRIVSDTSAFDFALLGSLGVVPGWPGAEQCPPQSMNAQMRFVLNRYAANGGTYREVVFERSGHSPFLEEHEAFLAAFSQHVEAAAKQPT
- a CDS encoding branched-chain amino acid ABC transporter permease; the encoded protein is MSGSTLPGKPRRSPWASARGLVPLGVFFVLALVFPFLPFGDRAEFLLQIAYFTMVAAILALSWDILARSGQLSLAHAAFYGLGAYSFALFMTKLSFSWIPAMLLAGVVASLCSLVLGAVTLRLSGMYFAIATLAFTEVVRTVIQNLPESFAGGANGLLVPAILGGNSRAQFYAAFAVLVVTVLASLWVRFSRLNYAFAAIRQGEEVARVLGVNVVRFKLLAFAVSSFLAALAGVLFAGKTFFISPGDTFSLATSIAPLTTSIFGGLYTTLGPVLGATVLRVAEEGLHTYVKNGYLIVYGLVLMASILFMPKGLMGLFGRGKGGNA
- a CDS encoding branched-chain amino acid ABC transporter permease; this encodes MIELFLQTLLNGLLQSGIYALVASGLALAVGVVGIVNFAHGEFLMIGAFLSWGLLTYFGIDPLIGLPLAALTTFGAGALTYRVTIKHVLLAPELNQMLLTFGLSILLQNLALLLFGGNTRSVNTSYQTLSVSFANLNVGLPKLIAFALAAGLLAALYFVLYRTTLGRQMRAVAQNRRGSALVGIDVDRVYLIAFGVSCALAAVAGVLISVLLFASPTVGLVFGLKAFAIIVMAGLGNLTGVLWASVVLGVSEAFVQTYVAGGGGWSDAVFFLLIFVTLVGRSWNFRLRRAA
- a CDS encoding alpha/beta fold hydrolase, encoding MLRNAFVFETRRPLGSAASLPVRLGVETFGTLSEARDNAVLVCHYLTGTSHVAGEGGWWADLVGPNAPVDTNRFFVVSMNSFSNVQANDSRFVTTGPDTLDDDGTALGDTFPAWTLADLFETQCELLHFLKLDRWHAVIGPSFGGMQALQWAARAPHLAPRIAAIACSPYAGVVIRGTFGPLLREVARLGDVREALRLVSLFGLGADGLHATFGVPDADFESYLSERAATASLPHLIDLVRAIETHDLREVAPLGVLAETWREAGTRLLTVNVRGDLFFPVDEARDFTRVTREANVRHEHVEIDSTLGHLACVAETHAFAPHLQTLLTS